Proteins encoded within one genomic window of uncultured Desulfobacter sp.:
- a CDS encoding helix-turn-helix domain-containing protein, whose product MVKKKVSSGIPGLDRLLNGLFIGDNVVLYDDAGSLAYPFCMKFIQASHQQEKPIVYVSFDRSPKNLIQTLGPLADNPQLTILDCFTNGKGDKAEVFNKFYEKDGAQWPYQIIRVTDPWKPDTVLDAIDALHRTLSGDVRFVMESLTGMQDLWEGEDQILKFYSHSCPRLYEMDTIAYWIVEKNAHSSRLRAHINQIAQVAVDLTMTQGRSCIKLLKADKRYPADLGIPVPYFCENGEIQLPKSGTKKAVVLDLGQAVKTFRSHQGMSQRELARLAGVTPSTISQIESNHVFPSLPALYRIAENLSVDVASFFRPRIPGPRDIFSSDEAVRIIRSDLDKNSVEIAQLTPPDLELPMDAFLITVLPEKRINAHFMVHKGPELGYLVSGRLDLTLDHRAQDMSAGDTIFLGKDFPSQWSNPLKEPATLFWINMKA is encoded by the coding sequence ATGGTTAAAAAAAAGGTGTCTTCAGGGATTCCCGGGCTGGATCGATTGCTTAACGGGCTGTTTATCGGTGACAATGTGGTTTTATATGATGACGCCGGCAGTCTAGCCTATCCTTTTTGCATGAAATTCATCCAGGCGTCTCACCAGCAGGAAAAACCCATTGTATATGTCTCCTTTGACAGGTCGCCGAAAAATTTGATCCAGACCCTGGGGCCCCTGGCAGATAATCCCCAGTTGACGATCCTTGACTGCTTTACCAATGGTAAGGGGGACAAGGCTGAAGTATTCAATAAATTCTATGAAAAAGACGGTGCCCAGTGGCCTTATCAGATTATCCGGGTGACCGACCCCTGGAAGCCGGATACGGTACTTGATGCCATTGATGCCCTGCACCGAACACTTTCCGGAGATGTGCGCTTTGTTATGGAAAGCCTCACAGGTATGCAGGATCTGTGGGAAGGGGAAGATCAGATCCTCAAATTTTACTCCCATTCCTGCCCCAGACTCTATGAGATGGATACCATTGCCTATTGGATTGTTGAAAAAAACGCCCATTCGAGCAGGTTGCGGGCGCATATCAATCAGATCGCCCAGGTGGCTGTGGATTTGACCATGACCCAGGGCCGCTCCTGCATTAAATTGCTTAAGGCAGATAAACGGTATCCCGCCGACCTTGGCATTCCGGTGCCCTATTTTTGTGAAAACGGAGAAATTCAGCTCCCCAAATCCGGCACCAAAAAAGCTGTTGTCCTGGACCTGGGCCAGGCCGTTAAAACATTTCGCAGCCACCAAGGCATGTCCCAAAGAGAGTTGGCGCGCCTGGCAGGGGTTACCCCTTCTACCATTTCACAGATTGAAAGCAACCATGTGTTCCCATCTTTACCCGCGCTTTACCGCATTGCCGAAAATCTCTCCGTGGACGTAGCCTCGTTTTTCAGGCCCCGGATCCCCGGTCCCAGAGACATTTTTTCCAGTGATGAAGCTGTGCGCATCATTCGATCTGATCTGGATAAAAATAGTGTTGAAATCGCCCAGTTGACACCGCCGGACCTGGAGTTGCCTATGGATGCATTTTTGATAACCGTTCTTCCGGAAAAGCGAATCAACGCTCATTTTATGGTACACAAAGGTCCTGAGTTGGGATACCTGGTGTCCGGCCGTCTTGATCTGACCCTGGACCACAGAGCCCAGGACATGTCGGCCGGGGACACCATATTCCTTGGCAAAGATTTCCCAAGCCAGTGGAGTAATCCCCTGAAAGAGCCGGCCACTTTGTTCTGGATCAATATGAAAGCATAG